Proteins from one Chitinophaga oryzae genomic window:
- a CDS encoding MFS transporter, which produces MSTVSLRSSAGRWVVTSSILASAMAFIDGTALNVALPSLQRSLHASGAELFWVLNAYMLMLAALILLGGTLGDRLGRRHIFMTGIMIFIAGSAACGLAGTVTMLIIFRIVQGIGGALMIPGSLSLISSAIDEAERGKAIGTWSSVTTLVTIGGPILGGALADAGLWRYIFFINIPIGVITLLCLWWKVAEQEIPADAPAQDYPGAVLIVGGLALLNFGFLRVPVAGFGSPTAYGSISLGVLLLVAFIMTERRSRHPMLPLHLFKNRTFTGANLLTFFLYAGLSGSMLFLSLNMVQMQGYSQLESGLSFLPFTLLMVFLARLAGSLADKYGPRWFLIIGPFLAGTGMLLMSLVGQTTGPSSYWTTFFPGIMVLGMGMTITVAPLTATVMGCVGSQLSGTASGVNNAITRIAGVFAVAVFGALAVVFFAGSMQPSLQELSLTATQKTAIMAQTANLGDAAVPQGLPHQQQQQVIQLYHQHFIRSYGKIMAMCGLLGWLGSLMAWIFIKSQKPER; this is translated from the coding sequence ATGTCGACCGTATCACTTCGCAGCTCCGCCGGCAGATGGGTAGTCACCTCCTCTATCCTGGCTTCCGCCATGGCTTTCATAGACGGCACCGCGCTGAACGTGGCATTGCCCTCCCTTCAGCGCAGCCTGCATGCTTCGGGCGCTGAACTGTTCTGGGTACTGAACGCTTATATGCTGATGCTGGCGGCCCTGATCCTGCTGGGTGGTACCCTGGGCGACCGGCTGGGGCGGAGACACATTTTTATGACCGGCATCATGATTTTCATCGCCGGCTCCGCCGCATGCGGACTTGCGGGCACCGTCACCATGCTGATCATCTTCCGGATAGTACAGGGTATCGGCGGCGCGCTCATGATTCCCGGCAGCCTCTCCCTTATCTCTTCCGCTATTGATGAAGCTGAAAGAGGTAAAGCGATCGGCACCTGGTCGTCTGTCACTACGCTGGTAACTATCGGCGGTCCGATACTGGGCGGCGCGCTGGCCGACGCCGGCCTGTGGCGCTATATCTTCTTTATTAATATACCCATTGGCGTTATTACGCTGTTATGCCTGTGGTGGAAAGTAGCGGAACAGGAAATACCCGCCGATGCACCTGCACAGGACTATCCCGGCGCTGTCCTCATCGTAGGCGGACTGGCACTGCTGAACTTCGGCTTCCTGCGGGTGCCGGTCGCCGGCTTCGGCAGCCCCACGGCTTATGGTAGCATCTCCTTAGGGGTGCTGTTGCTGGTAGCTTTTATTATGACGGAACGGCGCAGCCGTCACCCGATGCTGCCGCTGCATCTCTTTAAGAACCGGACCTTCACCGGCGCCAACCTGCTGACCTTCTTTTTGTATGCCGGCCTTAGCGGCAGCATGCTGTTCCTGTCGCTCAATATGGTGCAGATGCAGGGTTACAGCCAGCTGGAATCAGGGCTGTCTTTTCTTCCCTTCACCTTGCTGATGGTCTTTCTCGCACGGCTGGCAGGCAGTCTGGCTGACAAATATGGGCCGCGGTGGTTCCTCATCATCGGACCTTTCCTGGCAGGCACGGGTATGTTGCTGATGTCGCTGGTAGGACAGACCACCGGGCCGTCTTCTTACTGGACCACTTTTTTCCCCGGCATTATGGTACTGGGCATGGGCATGACGATTACGGTGGCGCCACTGACCGCTACCGTGATGGGCTGCGTAGGCAGCCAGTTATCCGGCACCGCTTCCGGTGTCAACAACGCCATTACCAGGATTGCCGGCGTATTTGCCGTAGCCGTTTTTGGCGCGCTGGCGGTAGTGTTTTTTGCCGGATCTATGCAGCCTTCGCTGCAGGAGCTGTCGCTGACTGCTACACAGAAAACCGCTATCATGGCGCAGACGGCCAACCTCGGCGACGCGGCGGTACCCCAAGGGTTACCACATCAGCAGCAACAGCAGGTCATCCAGCTGTATCATCAGCATTTTATCCGGAGTTACGGTAAAATCATGGCCATGTGCGGATTGTTAGGATGGCTGGGGAGTCTCATGGCGTGGATATTTATCAAGTCTCAAAAACCGGAACGATAA
- a CDS encoding penicillin-binding protein activator LpoB produces the protein MFKMNAPALIGILMSAAVIQGCAPRQVTRVDEKQQIDISGRWNNTDSRLTAEEMIASALGENWLSEFTQQHGGKQPVVIVGMVANKSHEHIDAETFIKDMERTFVTTRKVRLVQGGAKREELRGERADQQKNASVSTMKKWGLEVGADYMLQGSINAIVDSHKRQMVVYYQVDLELTDLQSNEVKWIGNKKIAKYVKN, from the coding sequence ATGTTTAAAATGAATGCTCCCGCATTGATCGGGATACTTATGTCCGCTGCTGTCATACAAGGATGTGCTCCCCGCCAGGTGACACGGGTAGACGAGAAACAACAGATCGATATCAGCGGCCGCTGGAACAATACCGATTCACGGCTCACAGCGGAAGAAATGATCGCCAGCGCCCTCGGGGAGAACTGGTTGTCAGAATTTACCCAACAACACGGAGGCAAGCAGCCGGTCGTGATCGTAGGCATGGTCGCCAACAAAAGCCATGAACACATCGATGCGGAAACCTTCATCAAAGATATGGAACGCACGTTTGTCACCACCCGGAAAGTAAGACTGGTACAGGGCGGCGCCAAAAGAGAGGAACTGCGCGGCGAACGGGCAGATCAGCAGAAAAACGCTTCCGTGTCTACCATGAAAAAATGGGGACTCGAAGTGGGAGCGGACTATATGCTGCAAGGTAGCATCAACGCTATCGTAGATTCACATAAAAGGCAAATGGTGGTGTATTATCAGGTAGACCTGGAACTGACCGACCTGCAAAGCAACGAAGTAAAATGGATAGGCAATAAGAAGATTGCCAAATATGTGAAGAATTAG
- a CDS encoding COG3014 family protein has translation MFISVRQWKWWLPLALAIPFFCSCRTYNSAVAPYYQAVSQGRFDEASTQLDKARFFRYGRNKLLFNMEKGKTAFLQGRYHESNLYFNAADSILSGYRGSRILDQTLGLVVNPAMQIYQGEDFERLLIHYYKSVNYLQLHQLEDAEVEARRISLGNYALNDRKKNNDKKYSNDAFSLIVQGIVYESAGDVNNAFISYRNAADIFLKSPDRRYYGVDMPAQLQADLLRTADQLGFQQEVQYYEQQFGRVYHRPADNDGGSVLVFWENGLAPVKAESNFFFTLTERGPGNFVFTDPNSRIFIPFDFNLFPRDSCDRLRRHLEAFRVAFPSYVEQPLYYTAADIQRDSTFSTTLEKVEDVNQLAFRTLQERFLKEMGLALTRLAIKKLAEYEIRKNDEVAGELFNLISLLAEKADTRNWQSLPHSIYYSRIPLKKGDNKITLTLKGKDNTQKVEFNVVGNGRLQTLHYASLQKS, from the coding sequence ATGTTTATTTCCGTTCGTCAGTGGAAGTGGTGGCTGCCACTGGCATTGGCCATACCTTTCTTTTGCTCATGCCGTACCTATAACAGCGCCGTGGCGCCGTATTACCAGGCTGTGTCACAGGGCCGCTTCGATGAAGCTTCCACACAGCTGGACAAAGCCCGCTTTTTCCGTTATGGCCGCAACAAACTGCTGTTTAACATGGAAAAAGGCAAGACCGCTTTCCTGCAGGGACGCTATCACGAAAGCAACCTGTATTTTAACGCCGCCGATTCCATTTTGTCAGGTTACCGGGGCAGCAGGATACTGGACCAGACGCTGGGACTGGTAGTCAACCCCGCTATGCAGATCTACCAGGGGGAAGATTTTGAACGATTACTGATTCATTACTATAAGTCTGTCAACTATCTGCAACTACATCAGCTGGAAGATGCGGAAGTGGAAGCCCGGCGCATTTCTCTGGGTAACTACGCTCTCAACGACCGGAAGAAAAACAATGATAAAAAATACAGCAACGACGCTTTTTCGCTGATCGTACAGGGCATCGTGTACGAAAGCGCAGGAGATGTGAACAACGCTTTTATTTCCTACCGCAATGCCGCTGATATCTTCCTTAAATCGCCCGACCGGCGTTATTACGGTGTGGACATGCCCGCACAGTTACAGGCAGATCTCCTGCGTACCGCTGATCAGCTGGGCTTTCAGCAGGAAGTACAATATTATGAACAGCAGTTTGGCCGTGTGTACCACCGCCCCGCCGACAACGACGGCGGTTCTGTGCTCGTGTTCTGGGAAAACGGACTGGCGCCGGTAAAAGCGGAAAGCAATTTTTTCTTTACGCTCACCGAAAGAGGGCCTGGAAATTTTGTGTTTACAGATCCCAACTCCCGGATCTTTATTCCTTTCGATTTTAATCTTTTCCCGCGGGATTCCTGTGACCGTTTGCGTCGTCACCTGGAAGCCTTCCGCGTGGCTTTCCCCAGCTATGTGGAGCAACCGCTCTACTATACCGCCGCCGACATACAGCGGGACAGCACTTTCTCCACCACCCTCGAAAAGGTGGAAGACGTGAACCAGCTGGCATTCCGCACGCTGCAGGAACGTTTTCTGAAAGAAATGGGACTGGCGCTGACGCGGCTGGCCATCAAAAAACTGGCGGAATACGAGATCCGGAAAAATGATGAAGTGGCGGGAGAACTGTTCAACCTCATCTCGCTGCTGGCAGAAAAAGCGGATACCCGTAACTGGCAAAGCCTGCCGCACTCGATCTATTATTCCCGCATTCCCCTGAAAAAAGGAGATAATAAAATCACGCTCACGCTCAAAGGAAAGGACAATACCCAGAAAGTAGAGTTTAATGTGGTAGGCAATGGCCGCCTGCAGACGTTGCATTACGCCTCATTGCAGAAATCGTGA
- a CDS encoding SUMF1/EgtB/PvdO family nonheme iron enzyme → MSVTQLYDRQAWNALPKREAEVILHQLVNTQFPGFTIKRFETFEKFGQRTYTSVLEYDGAEFVFVPGDTVVLGLDSWNMATENRNNMAAMFEDNAGEMDNYIRERLSPVRTVTIGPMIVEREYRPTGYFPVELTDERLTSDDYFEKAFAEVKASTREHWSYTVNDSFRLVKNGDKITAWLYQGASREELLREIQATGFRLPTEDEWEYLCGGGSRTLYPWGDAIDYDKDYLYFKKNDQPEIYLDTPNHFGLVIANNPYRYEIMMDSEWFLKGGDGGCNLCGGGGLDLGYLSVSTYFRDSSIFDEDLNYEEEITGDYTFIRRIKRV, encoded by the coding sequence ATGAGCGTAACCCAACTATATGACCGACAGGCGTGGAATGCACTACCAAAGCGGGAAGCGGAAGTTATCTTGCATCAATTAGTCAATACACAATTTCCCGGATTCACCATCAAACGCTTTGAGACATTCGAGAAATTCGGACAGCGTACTTATACCTCTGTTCTGGAGTATGATGGCGCGGAATTCGTTTTTGTGCCCGGTGATACTGTCGTGCTGGGACTCGATTCCTGGAACATGGCGACCGAAAACAGGAATAATATGGCGGCCATGTTTGAGGATAATGCCGGGGAGATGGATAACTATATCCGCGAGCGGCTGTCGCCGGTACGCACCGTGACCATCGGCCCGATGATCGTGGAACGGGAGTATCGTCCAACGGGTTATTTCCCCGTGGAGCTGACAGATGAACGCCTCACGTCCGATGACTATTTTGAGAAAGCGTTCGCCGAAGTAAAAGCTTCTACACGTGAACACTGGAGTTATACCGTCAACGATTCTTTCCGGCTGGTAAAAAACGGAGACAAGATAACGGCATGGTTATACCAGGGCGCTTCCCGGGAAGAACTGTTGCGGGAGATACAAGCCACCGGTTTCCGGCTCCCTACAGAAGACGAATGGGAATACCTTTGTGGCGGCGGTTCCCGCACGCTCTACCCATGGGGCGACGCCATCGACTATGATAAGGATTACCTGTATTTCAAGAAGAATGATCAACCGGAAATTTACCTCGACACCCCTAATCATTTCGGGCTGGTGATCGCCAATAACCCTTACCGCTACGAGATAATGATGGACAGCGAATGGTTCCTGAAAGGCGGTGACGGCGGCTGTAACCTCTGTGGCGGCGGTGGGCTCGATCTGGGATACCTGAGTGTCAGCACCTATTTCCGCGATAGCAGCATCTTCGATGAAGACCTGAATTATGAGGAAGAGATCACCGGTGACTATACTTTCATACGACGGATAAAACGCGTATAG
- a CDS encoding tyrosine phenol-lyase, with product MKKSHWAEPYKIKMVEPLRKTSREERKKLIEDAGFNTFQLKSADVYIDLLTDSGTSAMSDRQWAGLMMGDEAYSGSRNFYHLEAVVQEYYGYKYVVPTHQGRGAEHLIARLLIRPGMYVPGNMYFTTTRLHQELAGGNFTDVITDEAHDPDSDFPFKGNIDLQKLEDIIRKAGAANIAYLSLATTVNMAGGQPISLGNMKQVRKLTQQHGIRIIHDMARVAENAFMIQQHEAGYADRTVASIVKEICSLTDGAVMSGKKDALVNIGGFLALNDEGLYEEAKNLVIVYEGMHTYGGLAGRDMEAMAIGITESVEEAHIAARVYQVHYLGNLLKEAGIPVLNPIGTHGVFLNARTFLPHIPQTSFPAQALTVALYEAGGVRTVERGIVSAGRDKETGDHHYPSLELVRLAIPRRVYTLSHMDVVADAIIETYENRYNIPGLEFTMEPKYLRFFQARFKQLTPEPASTTR from the coding sequence ATGAAAAAATCTCACTGGGCAGAGCCCTACAAAATCAAGATGGTAGAGCCGCTCCGAAAGACCTCCCGCGAAGAACGCAAAAAACTGATTGAAGACGCCGGATTTAACACATTTCAGTTAAAATCTGCAGATGTGTACATCGATCTGCTGACCGACAGCGGCACCAGCGCCATGAGCGACCGCCAGTGGGCTGGCCTGATGATGGGCGACGAAGCTTATTCCGGCAGCCGCAATTTCTATCACCTGGAGGCGGTAGTACAGGAGTATTACGGATACAAGTATGTCGTTCCCACGCACCAGGGCAGAGGGGCGGAACACCTGATCGCCCGCCTGCTAATACGGCCCGGCATGTATGTTCCGGGTAACATGTACTTCACCACCACACGGCTGCACCAGGAACTGGCCGGCGGCAATTTTACCGATGTCATTACTGACGAAGCCCATGATCCCGATTCCGATTTTCCCTTCAAAGGCAATATAGACCTGCAGAAGCTCGAAGACATCATCCGGAAGGCAGGCGCAGCCAATATCGCCTATCTCAGTTTAGCCACCACCGTGAACATGGCCGGAGGACAGCCCATATCACTGGGAAACATGAAACAGGTACGAAAGCTCACACAACAGCACGGTATCCGCATCATCCATGATATGGCCAGGGTGGCAGAAAACGCCTTTATGATCCAGCAACATGAAGCCGGTTATGCCGACAGGACCGTCGCTTCCATCGTAAAGGAAATCTGTTCGCTAACAGACGGCGCTGTCATGAGCGGTAAAAAAGACGCGCTGGTCAATATTGGCGGGTTCCTCGCGCTCAATGACGAAGGCCTGTACGAAGAAGCCAAAAACCTGGTGATCGTATACGAAGGCATGCATACCTATGGCGGCCTTGCCGGACGTGACATGGAAGCCATGGCCATCGGTATTACCGAGTCGGTGGAAGAAGCTCATATCGCCGCCCGTGTTTACCAGGTGCATTACCTGGGCAACCTGCTGAAAGAAGCCGGTATTCCTGTATTGAACCCTATCGGTACCCACGGCGTATTTCTCAACGCCCGCACTTTTCTGCCACATATCCCGCAAACCTCCTTCCCTGCCCAGGCATTGACCGTAGCGCTATACGAAGCCGGCGGCGTACGTACGGTGGAAAGAGGCATCGTGTCTGCCGGCCGTGATAAAGAAACCGGAGATCACCACTACCCATCGCTGGAGCTGGTGCGGCTTGCCATCCCCAGAAGAGTATACACCCTCTCTCATATGGACGTGGTAGCAGATGCCATCATTGAAACATATGAAAACAGATACAACATACCCGGACTGGAGTTTACCATGGAACCCAAATACCTTCGTTTTTTTCAGGCGCGGTTTAAACAGCTGACGCCCGAACCAGCCAGCACAACACGTTAA
- a CDS encoding methyltransferase, which produces MRTDLSGLRATAEHTGNILRHITNHWVSCSVYTAARLNIAEILSSGPMEINALATETGTHAPSLHRLLKLLAANGVFEEQTPGVFVNTPDSIALIGDIEGSMKAFLLAEMGEFYVPWGNLVDSVRTGKTAFDEHYGENLWEHYKKHADRGLNFMKAMTAVTSFLSPAILDKYDFSVFKTIIDVGGSNGSLLSAILKRTPGPSGIVFDVPYVVEQTAALLAADPLLRHRCSAVSGNFFEQVPAGGDAYLLKMIIHDWDDEDSVRILSVVSKAMKPESKILIVDGVVPEGNTLHGAKFMDVNMLVVTGGKERTAAEFGELFRRSGLRLTRVIDLDITEVSIVEGEKI; this is translated from the coding sequence ATGCGAACTGATCTATCCGGCTTACGTGCCACCGCTGAACATACGGGAAACATCCTCCGCCATATTACCAATCATTGGGTTTCCTGTAGTGTATATACCGCCGCCAGGCTGAATATTGCTGAAATACTCTCTTCCGGGCCGATGGAGATAAACGCGCTGGCGACCGAAACAGGCACCCATGCGCCATCGCTCCACCGCCTGCTGAAACTCCTGGCAGCCAATGGTGTTTTTGAAGAACAAACGCCCGGTGTGTTTGTCAATACGCCTGATTCCATCGCGCTGATCGGCGATATCGAAGGCAGCATGAAAGCCTTCCTGCTGGCAGAGATGGGCGAATTTTACGTGCCCTGGGGGAATTTGGTCGACAGCGTCAGAACGGGAAAAACCGCCTTTGATGAGCATTATGGAGAAAATCTCTGGGAGCATTATAAAAAACATGCTGACAGAGGACTGAACTTTATGAAAGCCATGACGGCGGTGACCAGTTTTCTGAGTCCGGCTATCCTGGACAAGTATGACTTCTCGGTTTTCAAAACGATCATCGATGTCGGCGGTAGCAACGGGTCCCTGTTATCCGCGATTTTGAAACGTACGCCGGGGCCGTCTGGCATTGTCTTCGATGTCCCTTATGTGGTGGAGCAAACTGCTGCGCTGCTGGCTGCCGACCCGCTGTTGCGCCACCGTTGTTCTGCCGTCAGCGGCAACTTCTTCGAACAGGTACCGGCAGGGGGCGATGCCTATCTGCTGAAAATGATCATCCATGACTGGGATGATGAAGATTCTGTACGCATCCTGAGCGTTGTCAGCAAAGCAATGAAGCCGGAAAGCAAAATCCTGATTGTCGACGGCGTTGTTCCCGAAGGCAACACATTGCACGGCGCCAAATTCATGGATGTGAACATGTTGGTAGTAACAGGCGGCAAAGAAAGGACCGCCGCGGAATTTGGGGAATTGTTCCGTCGTTCCGGGCTGCGGCTCACACGGGTCATCGACCTCGATATTACCGAGGTAAGCATCGTAGAAGGGGAGAAGATATAG
- a CDS encoding zinc-dependent alcohol dehydrogenase, whose product MKAAVFHKPGDIRVDQIPDPAIEQPDDIILKVTSTAICGSDLHIYDGFFPQVKDLIMGHEFMGIVEETGANVSGLRRGDRVVVPFPIACGHCFFCNHGLPTACEHSNPEHYGPAGDLMDSKGGGLFGYTDLYGGYAGGQAEYVRVPYANYGPRKVPESLTDDQVLFLTDIFPTGWSAIDWGNLKGGETVAIFGSGPVGLMAQKAAWLMGAGRVIAIDPLPYRLEMAALQNRAEIIDPHQVDVVEAIREATNGRGADVCVDAVGMEAERSFGDKLKAVINVEKGTDKVMETCFKAVRRGGTVTVVGVYGSPYDNFPIHRIFDKGLTVRFGQANVHEYIDQLFKLVQEGQVRLDDIVTHRLPLQEAAHAYHIFKHKEDDCVKVILKP is encoded by the coding sequence ATGAAAGCAGCCGTTTTTCACAAACCCGGTGATATCCGCGTGGACCAGATACCTGATCCTGCCATTGAGCAACCCGATGATATTATCCTGAAAGTCACGTCAACCGCTATATGCGGTTCGGACCTGCATATTTACGATGGTTTTTTTCCACAGGTAAAAGACCTCATCATGGGTCACGAATTCATGGGCATCGTGGAAGAAACCGGCGCCAATGTCAGCGGTTTACGAAGGGGTGACCGCGTGGTTGTACCTTTTCCGATCGCCTGCGGCCACTGTTTCTTCTGTAACCATGGCCTGCCTACCGCCTGTGAACATTCCAATCCGGAACACTATGGTCCTGCCGGCGACCTGATGGACAGCAAAGGCGGCGGCCTGTTCGGCTATACCGATCTCTATGGCGGTTATGCCGGCGGCCAGGCGGAATACGTAAGGGTACCCTATGCCAATTATGGTCCGCGCAAAGTTCCTGAATCACTGACCGACGACCAGGTACTGTTTCTAACAGATATTTTTCCCACCGGATGGTCTGCCATCGACTGGGGAAATTTGAAAGGCGGCGAAACCGTTGCCATCTTCGGTTCGGGCCCGGTAGGCCTGATGGCGCAGAAAGCCGCCTGGCTGATGGGCGCAGGACGGGTGATCGCCATCGATCCGTTACCCTACCGCCTGGAGATGGCTGCCCTGCAAAACCGGGCAGAGATCATCGACCCGCACCAGGTGGACGTGGTGGAGGCTATCCGCGAGGCCACCAACGGCAGGGGCGCCGATGTTTGTGTAGACGCTGTAGGCATGGAAGCAGAGCGTTCCTTCGGCGATAAGCTGAAGGCCGTTATCAATGTGGAAAAAGGAACAGACAAGGTAATGGAGACCTGCTTCAAAGCAGTACGCCGCGGCGGAACGGTGACGGTGGTAGGCGTATACGGCAGCCCCTACGACAACTTTCCCATCCATCGCATCTTCGATAAAGGTCTGACCGTACGCTTCGGCCAGGCTAACGTGCACGAATATATTGACCAGCTGTTTAAACTGGTACAGGAAGGCCAGGTACGGCTCGACGATATTGTGACGCACCGGCTGCCACTTCAGGAGGCTGCCCATGCCTATCACATTTTTAAACACAAGGAAGACGACTGTGTAAAAGTGATACTTAAACCATAA
- a CDS encoding baeRF3 domain-containing protein codes for MGKDKHGRFIPPKGKPSGNHRESELGLRENMPPEALAQNQAMTEKYTAGEDTPAANLPFRHHNRHTHNDQPAKDKQNQPENPGNREKVYEASAPPEGNNITGMDRATFTLLARFRSFPCITIVMPTHRYGMDVNEQKDVVKFKNYLQQIRHRLTQQQWEPEATERLLAPLQSLLLEENFWHRLDNGLVVYLANGFCRYYLLPETPEPGIYINHSFNMSPLLSLMNDRRHFYLLALGKERARLYKGDAYGMEAVPLPQLPDGDATQLYRTTAGARNEVHHEASREPFQGTFMPGYLRDIDEVLWKNRLANEHAPLMLAAVDEMVAQYKQISRYPYIQETALYGNFENARTDELFGQARPKLQPYFDAPVQQALANYMDHSATGLTSSIAADIIPAAYYGRVSYLFICKGEHLSGRFDAQNNQLEIYDPPKHDNDCLCTQAAVETILNSGKVYILDKEKMPADSAMAAFMRY; via the coding sequence ATGGGAAAGGACAAACATGGAAGATTTATTCCTCCTAAAGGAAAACCTTCCGGTAATCACCGTGAAAGTGAACTGGGCCTGCGGGAAAATATGCCGCCGGAAGCGCTGGCGCAGAACCAGGCCATGACTGAGAAATATACTGCCGGAGAAGATACGCCCGCGGCGAACCTGCCTTTCCGGCATCACAACCGGCACACGCATAACGATCAACCGGCAAAAGACAAACAAAATCAACCCGAAAACCCGGGTAACCGGGAAAAGGTGTATGAAGCAAGTGCCCCGCCGGAAGGTAACAACATTACCGGCATGGACCGGGCAACGTTCACCCTGCTCGCCCGTTTCCGCTCGTTTCCCTGTATCACCATCGTGATGCCTACGCACCGGTACGGCATGGATGTAAACGAGCAGAAAGACGTTGTAAAATTCAAAAACTATCTGCAACAGATACGGCACCGGCTGACGCAGCAGCAATGGGAACCGGAGGCAACGGAGCGCCTGCTGGCGCCATTGCAGTCCCTGCTGTTGGAAGAAAATTTCTGGCACCGGCTCGATAACGGACTGGTGGTATACCTGGCAAATGGTTTCTGCCGTTACTATCTGCTGCCGGAAACACCCGAACCGGGCATATACATTAATCACTCGTTCAATATGAGCCCGCTGTTGTCGTTAATGAATGACCGCCGGCATTTTTATCTGTTAGCGCTGGGAAAGGAACGTGCCAGGCTTTATAAAGGCGATGCGTATGGCATGGAAGCGGTTCCGCTTCCGCAACTGCCGGACGGCGACGCTACACAGTTATACCGCACTACCGCCGGCGCACGTAACGAGGTGCATCATGAAGCCTCGCGGGAACCTTTCCAGGGCACTTTCATGCCGGGCTACCTTCGGGATATTGACGAAGTATTGTGGAAAAACAGACTGGCCAACGAACATGCGCCGCTCATGCTGGCGGCGGTAGATGAGATGGTGGCCCAATACAAACAGATCAGCCGGTACCCGTACATCCAGGAGACTGCGTTGTATGGCAACTTCGAGAACGCGCGTACTGACGAACTGTTCGGGCAGGCGCGGCCAAAACTGCAACCTTATTTTGACGCACCGGTACAGCAGGCGCTGGCCAACTATATGGACCATAGCGCCACCGGCCTTACTTCTTCCATAGCAGCAGATATTATTCCGGCCGCTTATTATGGCAGGGTATCCTATCTGTTTATCTGCAAAGGGGAACACCTGAGCGGCCGTTTTGATGCACAGAACAATCAGCTGGAGATATACGATCCGCCGAAGCATGATAACGATTGCCTTTGTACACAGGCAGCGGTGGAGACTATTCTGAACAGCGGTAAAGTATATATACTGGATAAGGAAAAAATGCCCGCAGACAGCGCCATGGCAGCGTTTATGCGGTATTGA
- a CDS encoding prolyl-tRNA synthetase associated domain-containing protein, with protein sequence MFYISEVKNTPPATFKTTLQEMVYRLLQEQNVPFERVDNDEAITMEDCIIINRQLNMKTVKTLFLCNRQQTAFYLFVTTADKPFITKDFSRVMDIPRVSFAPAELLDKMLGTTIGATTIFGVLLDKDNQVQVVIDKDVLSEEDYGCSDGTTTSYMKVSRDWIMGDFLAYAGHVPKMIEI encoded by the coding sequence ATGTTTTATATCAGTGAAGTAAAAAATACGCCGCCGGCGACCTTTAAAACAACCTTACAGGAGATGGTCTACCGCCTGCTACAGGAGCAAAACGTGCCGTTTGAGCGGGTAGACAACGACGAAGCCATTACCATGGAAGATTGCATTATCATCAATCGCCAGCTGAACATGAAAACGGTGAAAACACTGTTTCTGTGCAATCGCCAGCAGACCGCTTTTTACCTGTTCGTCACCACCGCTGACAAACCTTTTATCACCAAAGATTTCAGCAGGGTGATGGATATCCCCCGGGTATCTTTCGCCCCGGCGGAACTGCTGGATAAAATGTTGGGCACCACCATCGGCGCCACTACTATCTTCGGCGTGTTACTGGACAAGGACAACCAGGTGCAGGTAGTGATTGACAAGGATGTGCTGTCAGAAGAAGACTATGGCTGCAGCGACGGTACTACCACGAGTTATATGAAAGTCAGCCGGGACTGGATTATGGGAGATTTCCTGGCGTATGCCGGGCATGTACCGAAGATGATTGAGATATGA